The stretch of DNA AATATGGATAATGAGGGTTGCATTAAATGTGGTAGTAAAAATGCTGCAACTAAAGAAATATCAACTACTGGATCTGGTCTTTCAAAAATCTTTGACGTACAAAACAATAAGTTTTTAGTAGTATATTGTAAAGAATGTGGATATTCAGAGCTATATAATAGAGAAACTTCTACTGCTTCAAATTTGTTAGACCTGTTTTTTGGAGGATAAATTGGCCGGTAATTTATAAATATAAAGAAGGTTGATAAAATAAATGTATACTTTTTAGGTGTTTGGTTTCCTTTATATT from Senegalia massiliensis encodes:
- a CDS encoding zinc ribbon domain-containing protein, whose amino-acid sequence is MDNEGCIKCGSKNAATKEISTTGSGLSKIFDVQNNKFLVVYCKECGYSELYNRETSTASNLLDLFFGG